Within Tribolium castaneum strain GA2 chromosome 10, icTriCast1.1, whole genome shotgun sequence, the genomic segment TTCAAAGAAATAAGCTTGAACGATTACAAAGGACAATACCTCGTCCTGTTTTTCTACCCCTTAGACTTGTAAGTACAAATAATCGCTCTTAATTGTTACAATACCAAATAATTAGCACTTTCGTATGCCCCACTGAAATAATCGCCTTCTCCGACCGCGCCcccgattttaaaaaaatcaaaactgcAGTTGTCGGTGTTTCAACCGACAGCCATTTCTGCCACTTAGCCTGGATCAACACGCCTCGCAAACAAGGAGGATTAGGCCCGATGAATATCCCGCTTTTGTCAGACAAATCAGGGAAAATAGCACGGGATTACATGGTCCTGGACGAGGAGACGGGCGTCCCGTTCCGGGGATTGTTCATTATAGACGGGAACGGGGTTTTGAGACAAATGACGATCAACGATCTGCCCGTTGGGCGCTCGGTGGAGGAGACTCTTCGCCTAGTCCAGGCTTTTAAGTTTACAGACGAGCATGGAGAGGTGTGTCCTGCGGGCTGGACTCCCGGCAAGAAGACGATGAAGCCGGAAGTGAACGCCAGCAAGGATTTTTTCGAggaagttaattaaaacaattttcttattatttgtctttcttttaatccatattttgtagtaaatacAATATCTTATAAAGTTAGAAAGTTGACACATTCTAGAGTCAGTTCTTgcgtcaggtcaggtcaggtatTGTAaattcaccctgtatttaaatttaatactaataagaaacctaaagaaaaaataaataaaaaacaatcacacAAGAAACCCCTTtgtgtaaattaaattatcacTAATAACactgtagttttattttattcattttttttactttaggcAGTATTTTTCACACTTGTAATGTAGGTACCATAATTTGGTGAAGCTGAGAGCGAAGATTGTCCGAGGAAgtcaattaaaacaaatttgtattaattaatttttttattagtactGTTATGGATCAAGTGCGACGATTGTAAAAATCGCAACAGGAAGAAATGGTAACTGTAACTGGATTTGGGTTGAAAAATGGAAGAAGAGGTCCATTCTTACGTactacaataataaatttcactCCTGCTAGAAGCGGACAGAATGTTAAGTTATGGTCCATTTTACAATTGTGCGCCACTTAATCCAgattttgtagtaaatacAATATCTTATAAAATTAGAAAGTTGACATAGTCTAGACTTAATTACGGTTGGAATAGTATGTAATATGTTTTACTAAAAGTAAAATGGCACTTCACTCcccaacataaataaatagaagGAATGTATCAAATATACACAACTTGTAATGGGAATGatcaattttggaaaatacgtCGTCATTGTTACAgcccaaaataaattttattgcacgCAAACCTCAAAGGTTTCACTTAAATTAAGTTATATACATTGGTCTTGAATATTGGAATGCTGGTGATCACAGACTAAGCAAAATAAGTATGATATGAGAGTGACAACTTCGTGAAAAAACCCAATACAAGAAAACCCCTAACCCTGGTTTGCCTACTGTCGGCGAGAGTCCATATTGGGCGTATAATCTAAAGCCATCAAACAAGCGAATACTGTCATCACCATCTTCGGTTTAACCTCAGCAATATCTTCCGGAAGTGCATACACCCTAGCACCGGCTTTGCGCGACATCGAAATCGCATATTTAGCATTTGCAAGATTAtcctgaaaaaaataactagaAAAAGCCAACACTTTCTCCCATTTACTCACTTCTTCAGTACCTCCAGTCTTGACTAAATCGTAGTTAATAGCTCCAGGTTTGATAGCATCGATTAGATCGATGACCACCTTAGCATCGGCTATTGTCGAATCTTGGAAGCTCCGGATTGAGGAATTTTTCCCCGCAGAATTCAGCTTATTATTGACCCATTGCACGATCTCCTTCTCCACAATGGGGTTCCCCGACTCGGCCAATTGCGACAAAACCGTCAAAGTGTAAGCGCGCATCAACTGCCAGATCAGAGCCAACGTCAAAGTCACATTCCCTTCGTTGATATCTTGCCCCGCAATCCCCACCAACGAAAACTTAATCTCCCGCCCCAGCTCGATAGCATAGTTGCAATTCTCCAACTTCTCCATAAACTTCTTCCGCGGATTTGTGAACTTCCGGTGGACCTTATTCCAATTGACAATGTTTGGTTTGATAATATCGTACAGTTGGAAGACTACAAGACCGTCGGCAAGGTCGGAGTACAGCCAGTTTACGTGGGGGCTGACGCCCATGGAGTTGATCCAGTTGCGGTAAGCTAAAAAATTTGTATGCAACTCGCGCGGTTCCAAATTTGGGACTTACTTCGCTCTTCGCGAGTCTCTTCAACCGTCTCGTAACCCTCCAAAACCCCGTTGGTTTCGTTCAGACCCGGGTGGTTGTTGAACAAATTCGCGACGAAAGCCAAGTTCAGCTTGTAAACGCCGTTCACCACGTCCTGGGGCGTCACAAACGCGCGGCACTTCAGCTTCGCCGCCTGCTGCAGCATCACCTCCGCGCGCTCGTGCAAGTCCCTCTCCTACAATATCAAAATATCATTAAACCCATCCTAAAATCAAAGTTGATAGTTGGCGCCGCCTTCAAAAATTGATATCAAAACAAGTgactaattttttgatatatcAAAGTCTGTCCCATTCATCGCCATTGCCAAATATCAGAGAATGATATCAATAGCTTGACAAATAAATCGTTATCATTTTCTCTTAATGTTTTGAGATGTTTTGGATACGGATACCAAACAAGTTAAATTTGATTAACGGCAAAAACTTGTCAGACAGAGCAATTGATATGAAAAGCATGCTTGAGAAGcacaaaaatatcaaaaatgtaaCGTTACTGGTCTTTTATATATCAAACAATTGACAATACTGATGTCAAAAGCTTGATGGTGTTATCAATAATACCCACTGTTTTCCCCTTAATGCATTTACAGTATTCGGTACTGATTTTTTATACATATATCAAACTTTGTCCCATTTACTGACATTGGCCAATATGAAAATAAGCTTGATAATCAAACCATTTATCcactatttttttgataatactTGTACAGATACTGATTactgattttttgttatattaaaCCGTTCTGACTCATAGCCATTGGGCGATATCAGATtgatatcaaaaatttgatgATCAATAACACACTGTCCAATATTTTTCTGTTAATACTGTTACAGACAAGATATCAAACATGTAGAATTTGATTAACGGCAAACACTTGTTAGACTTGTTGTGTAAGTGATATTAAAAGCCTGCTTGAGGAGCACTGAAATATCAAAAGTGTAAATGTAAAATGTTGACAATACTGATGACAAAATCTTGATGGTCcactatttttttgataatactTTTACAGATACTGATTAgatactgatttttttttaaatatgaaaccGTTCTAACTCATAGCCATTGGGCGATATCAGATTGATATCAAAGACTTGATGATCAAATCGTTTATCAATAACATACTCTCCAATTTTTCTGTTAATACTGTCACAGATTGTATATCAAACATGTTGTATGTGATTAACGGCAAAAAACCTTGTTAGACAGTGTAATTGATGCCAAAAGCCTGCTTGAGGAGCCTTAAAACATCAAAAGTGACTAGTTTTTACATATCAATCTATTGGCAATACTATATCAAAGACTTGATTGATGTTTTGATAGTGCGATTTTGTGGGTATCAAAAACCGTTTGATGATACGAACGATACGAAAGGGTGAATTGATGTTCCTTCTGGACGTACCATAAGTGCGTTTGTGTTAACGTCGGCTTCCAGAGGCGCGATTTGCTTCAGCAAGTGCGTGTAGACTTCCGAATCGGTGATATCACTTTGGAAGTTGTTGATACGTCGCGATACGCCGGCCCGCTCGAGGTGATAATTGACCCATCTTAGCAGAATAGCTTCTGGTGATAGTTTCATAAGATCCTCAATTTTCTCATCTTCTGATAAGAGTGTTGTAAGGCCTGGACAATGCTCCAGAGTGATTTGGTTAAAAAGTCCGATTCTAATGATTTGCCAGAGCAGCCCTAAGACGAGATGTGGCGTCCCTTTTGATAAGTTATGTGCGTCGATATTGATAACATTGCAACCGATTGCTTGTGCTGACGATAAGGCTAGAGTCAAGTTCTCTAATTTGGTGTATAAAGTTAGGTTTTTCTTGTTAATTGCTCGTTCGTCTATCGTGTCGGGACACGAATGGTTGAtgattttgctaaaacaaGTAGATTATAGATCGGGGTGGTTATAACTTATTGAAAACCCACCATAGGAGAATCCCGCTTTTGACTTTATCGTAGAGCGATTTTCCCTCGGGATCAATCGGGAGGAGGTCCTTCAAGTCGGGATCGTGTCTCAGATTTGAGTTGATCCAGTCCGAGAAGGCCAACTGTTCCTCCACTCGCACCGAATGCGTGGTCCCTTCGTTCGAAGCCTCCGAGGTTCCGCCCAAATGTTGCAAATTCTCGCGTTTTGTGACGGCCATTTTGAAGGTACTCGCCACTTCGTTCGCTTTCAAGTCGCTGCACAACTTCTGGAACTCTTCTAAGGTCATTTTGCCCGGGATTCGGGCCCGGTTCGAGTTGTTGAACTCTTCCTCCATCGCCCGGGCCTTGAAGCCCGGGATTTTGAACCCGCAGGCATCCAAAGCGTCCCGCAATTCCTTCAAATCGATGTATCCATCGCCGTTTTTGTCGATCTATCAAGAAAATTATTGCAATGCAAGTGGGTCAGGGTAATGGTTTATTACAAGGGCGATGCAAGTTCAAACGATTTGAATAATGTCCCGCATGACTTAAGTAGGTTACGATGATTTGTTTAAACGGAGCTTTGTGGCCGAAACCACGCCCAGCGATACTTTAATCGGGCTGTGACAGCGTGATATCAAAATTCCCCGGAAACGCATAGGATGTAgatgtagttatttttgtcttgCTTTGTCACGATCTTAGAATTCCGCAAACAACTAATTTTGCTTCGGCCACGTAGGCACAAAGTGGCTTTTCTCATTCCTTGATAGTGGCACGTAATTCAAAATTGAGCGTCTTGAGGAAGCAGGGTTTACTCACTTGTTGAAAAGCTTCCAAAAAGTCTTCGTCTGTGCTTGAGAGGGCCATTTTGTACACAACCTTCGAGAATCAAGAACTTTACAGTTCTGATCTTAAAATTACATGAAATTTTCTGTTCCGATAATCTCTTATCGCGATAGGTACGTATCAACTTATTAATCTCAAAAGGGAAAGCCAAAGACAATACGTATTTTTGCTGGTGATTACAAAAATCTCAACGATGCAATGCAATTGTGTGCTTTGCAACAGCAAAGTTTATGTTACCGTAGCGTTGTATTACTGCAAATATTTGTAAATTCAGTCGTTTCATAAGCTTGGGGAAAATCAATTTTCAGTGTTGCATGAACAATGAATCGGAAGTTTCATAATGAGTTTCTAATCCCTGATTTGGAAAAATGGGTCCACATCCAGTGGAAAAACATGAACTTCCTGCTGATAGGGAAAGATCGATAGTTTGGGATTAGCGTTGTTTATTCAAGATACAGTTTACGGAAACCACGTAATAGCCGGGTTCTTGCAGGAAATTTAGTTCCGTCATAAAGTGACTCAAGCAAATGTTCCAAACACACCTCGAATCGATAATAAAATTGGGATCACCGTGACACTAGACCTTCATCTATTCTATTTAAGGAATTTCGCGTTTCGTGTCCTTTGATCGACCCGGCCCGCAAATCAATTTGAAACCGACCGGGAGATTTGATGGagttaatgaattaattagcCCGAAACAAACGAGCGAATTATGCAAAGAACTAGTTCGTACATACACTAATTGCTTAACCTATTTCATGCTTTGGTGGTGTAAAATCGAGACACATGGTCTATTCCAAATTCCTAAGTCATCCGATAAGTGTAAGTACGTAACAGCAGATACATATTTATGACTAAACACCCATAAAATTATGG encodes:
- the Fim gene encoding fimbrin; the encoded protein is MALSSTDEDFLEAFQQIDKNGDGYIDLKELRDALDACGFKIPGFKARAMEEEFNNSNRARIPGKMTLEEFQKLCSDLKANEVASTFKMAVTKRENLQHLGGTSEASNEGTTHSVRVEEQLAFSDWINSNLRHDPDLKDLLPIDPEGKSLYDKVKSGILLCKIINHSCPDTIDERAINKKNLTLYTKLENLTLALSSAQAIGCNVINIDAHNLSKGTPHLVLGLLWQIIRIGLFNQITLEHCPGLTTLLSEDEKIEDLMKLSPEAILLRWVNYHLERAGVSRRINNFQSDITDSEVYTHLLKQIAPLEADVNTNALMERDLHERAEVMLQQAAKLKCRAFVTPQDVVNGVYKLNLAFVANLFNNHPGLNETNGVLEGYETVEETREERTYRNWINSMGVSPHVNWLYSDLADGLVVFQLYDIIKPNIVNWNKVHRKFTNPRKKFMEKLENCNYAIELGREIKFSLVGIAGQDINEGNVTLTLALIWQLMRAYTLTVLSQLAESGNPIVEKEIVQWVNNKLNSAGKNSSIRSFQDSTIADAKVVIDLIDAIKPGAINYDLVKTGGTEEDNLANAKYAISMSRKAGARVYALPEDIAEVKPKMVMTVFACLMALDYTPNMDSRRQ
- the LOC659484 gene encoding peroxiredoxin 2, which gives rise to MPTLSLQKPAPFFKGTAVVDGLFKEISLNDYKGQYLVLFFYPLDFTFVCPTEIIAFSDRAPDFKKIKTAVVGVSTDSHFCHLAWINTPRKQGGLGPMNIPLLSDKSGKIARDYMVLDEETGVPFRGLFIIDGNGVLRQMTINDLPVGRSVEETLRLVQAFKFTDEHGEVCPAGWTPGKKTMKPEVNASKDFFEEVN